One part of the Halobellus ruber genome encodes these proteins:
- a CDS encoding endonuclease/exonuclease/phosphatase family protein: protein MKILSFNVGYFLGFQSQREWIRRPHRLLVGDRTGGRERIERFVEVVMQERPDVVAVQEVDQGSIRSHFENQCQTIANYLERTELSYRSRADVKYGVDNPISNLPVLRNMSNAIFWKAGHGRAQYLSKGTKRLVQVVEAEGVPTVMSVHLSKTESAREEQMRELAGVTDNHDEVILTGDFNVKHRTEFEPLVEQAGFELHVPGKSFSTANPNHTYDVFLTTEGVTVGRCEVLDGIRLSDHMPIVAETRHD, encoded by the coding sequence ATGAAAATCCTCTCGTTCAACGTGGGCTATTTTTTAGGGTTTCAGTCTCAGCGCGAGTGGATTCGAAGGCCCCACCGGCTGCTCGTCGGCGACCGGACGGGCGGTCGGGAACGGATCGAACGGTTCGTCGAGGTCGTGATGCAGGAGCGGCCCGACGTCGTCGCCGTACAGGAGGTTGATCAGGGATCCATCCGTTCGCATTTCGAGAACCAGTGTCAGACCATCGCAAACTACCTCGAAAGGACGGAGCTATCCTACCGGAGTCGCGCGGACGTCAAGTACGGTGTGGACAACCCGATCTCCAATCTCCCCGTCCTCCGGAACATGAGTAACGCGATCTTCTGGAAAGCGGGACACGGTCGGGCACAGTATCTCTCGAAGGGGACGAAGCGACTGGTTCAGGTCGTTGAGGCCGAAGGAGTGCCGACTGTGATGTCGGTCCACCTGTCGAAGACCGAGAGTGCGAGAGAAGAACAGATGCGGGAACTCGCGGGGGTCACAGACAACCACGACGAGGTGATACTCACCGGGGATTTCAACGTCAAGCACCGAACGGAGTTCGAGCCGCTGGTCGAACAGGCGGGGTTCGAACTCCACGTTCCCGGGAAGTCGTTCTCGACCGCCAATCCCAACCACACGTACGACGTGTTTCTGACCACTGAGGGGGTCACGGTTGGTCGGTGTGAGGTCTTAGACGGGATCAGGCTGTCCGATCATATGCCCATCGTCGCGGAGACGCGGCACGACTGA
- a CDS encoding tubulin-like doman-containing protein yields the protein MAEFTPTAVIGIGESGARMVSRIDETMREEGIEDSLLPIVVDTKSDEMENYASAVGERNQHVLRHPVDDLSEPLPERPYLDSDERIPGEGGAQKSRSLGRFYLDSEENFDRTYYFFEDRFDELISRQRDGIQNFDVWIVNAYGGGTGSGVFPLLSAIVHEVCGDEVDPAARIRGIGTLPKLVADDVDVTTPEQAQSVLVADEELTLEGRPEGDNRHRLNTYGALRDLRMLLDDTNDGPVKFELSANSDVFKYGELRLNGSPFDDYFLLAFDEEKNGRETYQREINTIVAQLVYYIATVESAEDYPEGVALSKLTDLCTIDAAMLQFPTDTAAEYLSANQRQGQIETLLTYIERQQGQFADDLDYLNSVLALPQGRVPDEESSVEQSTVRLTREESQVGVNDFPMEYFDEDTVRDAATDTAKAIVNERKTSLQTRFSLAHLEIDADGLSTFDDISGGHDLVTQPRQDFRGAKQRFSGEDDEEADDTPERWDDLRSLDVETVVEYLYYDQFATRVREDLRQAEFDLDQTVSELWGEYADEFREQFPQEYEKYQGAESEKQAEGLRQFLNEQVTGQNTDDGGLLDFNLSLGGSDADDFREDKKRLKRKQQGLTTARKRQRVIEEIRSDVSEELKRRRNQIEDADDALEEWADRLESRKEQAENRATGKRQRLESWYADRFADMEVANVDGLEPSVLRALRNNEKTVDELITDGILSESRVTDNISSLIGNLDEPLEDLDVVDSDPTSILSLLYSDGNSQGVWFEEFSRIAKDRNIDQASEKRVHIRNSAAFFFLAVYTNIDVRNMSEYSLLHEAAADDVVSELLVGDHRDALENHLQRSIAYPDLLDQESEVSAT from the coding sequence ATGGCGGAGTTCACACCGACCGCGGTGATCGGGATCGGGGAGTCGGGGGCGCGAATGGTCTCACGGATCGACGAGACGATGCGGGAGGAAGGCATCGAGGACTCCCTCCTGCCGATCGTGGTCGACACGAAGAGCGACGAGATGGAGAACTACGCGTCGGCGGTCGGGGAGCGGAACCAACACGTCCTGCGTCACCCCGTCGACGACCTCTCGGAGCCGCTGCCGGAGCGGCCGTACCTCGATTCCGACGAGCGCATCCCCGGGGAGGGCGGCGCTCAGAAGAGCCGGTCGCTCGGGCGGTTCTACCTCGACAGCGAGGAGAACTTCGACCGGACGTACTACTTCTTCGAGGACCGGTTCGACGAGCTCATCAGCAGGCAACGGGACGGCATCCAGAACTTCGACGTGTGGATCGTCAACGCCTACGGCGGGGGCACCGGAAGCGGGGTCTTCCCGCTTCTGTCCGCGATCGTCCACGAGGTCTGTGGCGACGAGGTCGATCCCGCCGCCCGCATCCGGGGGATCGGGACCCTCCCGAAGTTGGTCGCCGACGACGTTGACGTGACCACCCCGGAACAGGCCCAATCCGTCCTCGTCGCCGACGAGGAACTGACGCTCGAAGGGCGGCCGGAGGGGGACAACCGGCATCGGCTGAACACGTATGGGGCCCTGCGGGACCTCCGGATGCTTCTGGACGACACCAACGACGGCCCGGTCAAGTTCGAGTTGTCGGCCAACTCCGACGTGTTCAAATACGGCGAACTCCGCCTGAACGGCAGCCCGTTCGACGATTACTTCCTGCTCGCGTTCGACGAGGAGAAGAACGGCCGGGAGACGTACCAGCGGGAGATCAATACCATCGTCGCGCAGCTGGTGTACTACATCGCGACCGTCGAGAGCGCGGAGGACTACCCGGAGGGCGTCGCGCTCTCGAAACTGACCGACCTCTGTACGATCGACGCGGCAATGCTCCAGTTCCCGACCGACACCGCCGCGGAGTACCTCTCGGCCAACCAGCGGCAGGGACAGATCGAGACCCTGCTCACCTACATCGAGCGCCAACAGGGGCAGTTCGCGGATGACCTCGACTACCTGAACAGCGTCCTGGCGCTCCCGCAGGGCCGCGTCCCCGACGAGGAGTCCTCGGTGGAGCAATCGACGGTCCGACTCACGCGGGAAGAGAGCCAGGTCGGCGTCAACGACTTCCCGATGGAGTATTTCGACGAGGACACCGTCCGCGACGCCGCCACCGACACCGCGAAGGCAATCGTCAACGAGCGCAAGACGAGCCTCCAGACGCGGTTCTCCCTCGCGCACCTCGAAATCGACGCGGACGGACTCTCGACGTTCGACGACATCAGCGGCGGACACGACCTCGTCACGCAGCCCCGACAGGACTTCCGCGGCGCGAAACAGCGGTTCTCCGGCGAGGACGACGAGGAGGCGGACGACACCCCGGAGCGCTGGGACGACCTCCGCTCGCTGGACGTCGAGACGGTCGTCGAGTACCTCTACTACGACCAGTTCGCAACCCGGGTCCGCGAGGACCTCCGGCAGGCGGAGTTCGACCTCGATCAGACCGTCTCGGAGCTGTGGGGGGAGTACGCCGACGAGTTCCGGGAGCAGTTCCCGCAGGAGTACGAGAAGTACCAGGGGGCCGAATCCGAAAAGCAGGCCGAAGGGCTCAGGCAGTTCCTCAACGAGCAGGTCACCGGCCAGAACACCGACGACGGCGGCCTCCTGGATTTCAACCTCAGCCTCGGCGGCTCCGACGCCGACGACTTCAGGGAGGACAAGAAACGGCTGAAACGGAAACAACAGGGGCTCACGACCGCGCGGAAGCGCCAGCGGGTCATCGAGGAGATCCGAAGCGACGTGAGCGAGGAACTGAAACGGCGACGCAACCAGATCGAGGACGCCGACGACGCCCTCGAGGAGTGGGCGGACCGCCTCGAAAGCCGGAAGGAGCAGGCGGAAAACCGGGCGACCGGGAAGCGGCAGCGGTTGGAGAGTTGGTACGCCGACCGGTTCGCGGATATGGAGGTCGCGAACGTCGACGGGTTGGAGCCGTCCGTGCTGCGGGCGCTCCGCAACAACGAGAAGACCGTCGACGAGCTCATCACCGACGGGATCCTCTCGGAGAGCCGCGTGACCGACAACATCAGCAGCCTCATCGGGAACCTCGACGAGCCGCTTGAGGATCTCGACGTCGTCGACTCCGACCCGACGTCGATCCTCTCGCTGCTGTACAGCGACGGGAACTCACAGGGGGTGTGGTTCGAGGAGTTCAGCCGGATCGCCAAGGACCGCAACATCGATCAGGCGTCGGAGAAGCGCGTCCACATCCGGAACAGCGCGGCGTTCTTCTTCCTCGCCGTCTACACGAACATCGACGTACGGAATATGAGCGAGTACTCGCTGCTCCACGAGGCCGCAGCGGACGACGTGGTGAGCGAGCTACTGGTCGGCGACCACCGCGACGCCCTGGAGAACCACCTCCAGCGGTCGATCGCGTACCCGGACCTGCTCGACCAGGAGTCGGAAGTCTCCGCGACCTGA
- a CDS encoding DUF7473 family protein: MLLPLQAAPEGPLAVAGTFASFAIFLSVTAHIAARNVLGDVPVRNAFVVGPVPAAISVLVATFAAGNSTVILVGVAAAIALDWAAIRALYDESTRLSAYITFIHFVVSVILGAIVFGLWALSLSAPG; this comes from the coding sequence ATGCTTCTCCCGCTTCAGGCCGCCCCCGAGGGTCCGCTCGCGGTCGCCGGCACGTTCGCCTCCTTTGCGATCTTCCTGTCTGTCACCGCCCACATCGCCGCCCGGAACGTCCTCGGCGACGTCCCCGTCCGCAACGCGTTCGTGGTGGGCCCCGTCCCGGCGGCGATCAGCGTCCTTGTGGCGACGTTCGCCGCGGGCAACTCCACCGTTATTCTCGTCGGGGTGGCCGCGGCGATCGCCCTCGATTGGGCCGCGATCCGGGCGCTGTACGACGAATCGACCCGCCTGTCGGCGTACATCACCTTCATCCACTTCGTGGTCAGCGTCATCCTGGGGGCGATCGTCTTCGGGCTCTGGGCGCTCTCGCTCAGCGCGCCCGGGTAG
- the hisB gene encoding imidazoleglycerol-phosphate dehydratase HisB, which produces MTDADGGDDAGPDGSNDAAGTERADGDRAAAVSRATAETDIDLTLTVDGDGDAAVDTGIGFFDHMLESFAKHGLFDLTVRCDGDLSVDDHHTVEDVAIVLGEAFDAALGEKRGIVRYADRRVPLDEAVAGVVVDVSGRPHFDFDGEFSQAAIGEFTSDMARHFAYSLSMHAGLTLHAEVDGENAHHEVEALFKALARALDDATVVDPRRSDTPSTKGEL; this is translated from the coding sequence ATGACCGACGCAGACGGCGGGGACGACGCCGGACCGGACGGCAGCAACGACGCCGCCGGGACTGAGAGAGCGGACGGCGACCGCGCCGCAGCCGTCTCCCGGGCGACCGCCGAAACCGACATCGATCTCACGCTGACCGTCGACGGCGACGGCGACGCCGCGGTCGACACCGGGATCGGCTTCTTCGATCACATGCTCGAATCCTTCGCGAAGCACGGCCTGTTCGACCTGACGGTGCGGTGTGACGGCGACCTCTCGGTCGACGACCACCACACCGTCGAGGACGTCGCGATCGTACTCGGCGAAGCGTTCGACGCGGCACTGGGCGAGAAACGCGGGATCGTCCGCTACGCCGACCGGCGGGTGCCGTTAGACGAGGCGGTCGCGGGCGTCGTCGTCGACGTGAGCGGCCGGCCGCACTTCGACTTCGACGGCGAGTTCTCCCAGGCCGCGATCGGCGAGTTCACCAGCGACATGGCCCGCCACTTCGCGTACTCCCTGTCGATGCACGCGGGCCTGACGCTCCACGCCGAGGTCGACGGCGAGAACGCCCACCACGAGGTGGAGGCGCTGTTCAAGGCGCTCGCGCGGGCGCTCGACGACGCCACCGTGGTCGACCCGCGCCGGAGCGACACCCCGAGTACGAAGGGCGAACTCTGA
- a CDS encoding DUF7125 family protein: MSIPTGIDRLDERLDGGVLPGTLFVITLPPGGEYIPLIRDGLKARRAVILTSLKSETLIRKMLERSGVGLEDVALAELDPGKAPETIPATLDTLDSSTSLYVNAADPIEKSVPTDLYVDLMNLVSERLYEVGTTGYLSCYRDGEPRYNRTVTLNVADFVVEIERVHEAGRLTHRLRVPKANGVALTESDRTFEVTIDQAPPGA, translated from the coding sequence ATGAGTATCCCGACCGGAATCGACCGACTCGACGAACGGCTGGATGGGGGCGTTCTGCCGGGAACGCTGTTCGTGATCACACTACCACCCGGTGGGGAGTACATCCCGCTGATCCGGGACGGACTGAAAGCGAGACGTGCGGTCATTCTCACGTCACTCAAGAGCGAGACGCTGATCCGGAAGATGCTCGAACGGTCCGGCGTCGGTCTCGAGGACGTCGCTCTCGCCGAACTCGACCCGGGCAAAGCCCCGGAGACGATACCAGCGACGCTCGACACACTCGATTCGAGCACCAGTCTGTACGTAAACGCAGCCGATCCGATAGAGAAGTCCGTCCCGACGGATCTCTACGTCGATCTGATGAACCTGGTCTCCGAGCGGCTCTACGAGGTGGGGACCACCGGCTATCTGTCCTGCTACCGCGACGGTGAACCCCGTTACAACCGGACGGTGACGCTCAACGTTGCCGATTTCGTGGTCGAGATCGAGAGAGTACACGAGGCCGGTCGGTTGACGCACCGGCTCAGGGTACCGAAGGCGAACGGCGTCGCCTTGACCGAGTCGGACCGAACGTTCGAGGTCACGATCGATCAAGCCCCACCGGGCGCGTGA
- a CDS encoding vWA domain-containing protein → MTVSLSATADSATLPPSGGSPTIKISFSTTGKTKTSRRQVVLCVDTSSSMGSDDADGIRKIERAKRGARRVLDELNPDDELAVVGFDSDPEVVVPMDSWGALTESAAIDAIDSLVASGGTDVYEALERSWQEFGDAGPAVARRIVLLSDGQDFTPVSKYRSLAGDIADDDISIVAAGIGAAYNEDVMIALAEGSNGTPKHLTAATDMESFFREVVSEAGTVVASNPELAIGTGEGFRLEEAFLTPPNPRTTDVSAGDESATIPLPDLTADEDIAVTVRFLAPPRDPGIEYRLAEFELIAGEPLDEASVDVKYVTSEAVTAASEGIRVAHADAKVSAGLRDTGTSATDVRETVDEIERANDEWDDVVTGLRRKLTEAETEEGGAITSGLTKIDPE, encoded by the coding sequence ATGACGGTCAGTCTGTCGGCCACGGCGGACAGTGCGACGCTTCCCCCGTCCGGGGGGAGCCCGACGATAAAGATCTCGTTTTCGACCACCGGGAAGACGAAGACGTCCCGGCGGCAGGTCGTCCTCTGCGTCGACACCAGCAGTTCGATGGGGTCGGACGACGCGGACGGCATCCGGAAGATCGAGCGGGCCAAACGCGGCGCAAGGCGGGTCCTCGACGAGTTGAACCCCGACGACGAGTTGGCCGTCGTCGGGTTCGACTCCGACCCCGAGGTGGTTGTTCCGATGGACTCGTGGGGAGCGCTCACGGAGTCGGCGGCGATCGACGCGATCGACTCGCTCGTCGCGAGCGGCGGGACCGACGTCTACGAGGCGCTCGAACGCTCCTGGCAGGAGTTCGGCGACGCCGGTCCCGCGGTCGCCCGCCGGATCGTGCTGCTGTCGGACGGACAGGACTTCACGCCGGTATCGAAGTACCGATCGCTCGCCGGCGACATCGCGGACGACGACATCTCCATCGTCGCGGCGGGGATCGGCGCGGCGTACAACGAGGACGTGATGATCGCGCTCGCGGAGGGCTCGAACGGGACGCCGAAGCATCTGACCGCCGCAACGGATATGGAGTCGTTCTTCCGGGAGGTCGTCTCCGAGGCCGGGACCGTCGTCGCGAGCAACCCCGAACTCGCGATCGGGACCGGGGAGGGGTTCCGGTTGGAGGAGGCGTTCCTGACGCCCCCGAACCCCCGGACGACAGACGTGTCGGCGGGCGACGAGTCGGCCACCATCCCGCTGCCGGATCTGACCGCCGACGAGGACATCGCGGTGACCGTTCGGTTCCTCGCGCCGCCGCGGGACCCCGGCATCGAGTACCGGCTCGCGGAGTTCGAGCTGATCGCCGGGGAGCCACTCGACGAGGCGTCCGTCGACGTGAAGTACGTGACATCGGAGGCGGTGACTGCGGCCTCGGAAGGGATCAGGGTCGCACACGCCGACGCGAAGGTGTCGGCCGGCCTCCGGGATACGGGGACCTCCGCGACCGACGTCCGGGAGACGGTCGACGAGATCGAACGCGCCAACGACGAGTGGGACGACGTCGTCACCGGACTCCGCCGGAAGCTCACCGAGGCGGAAACGGAGGAGGGCGGGGCGATCACGTCCGGGCTGACGAAGATCGATCCCGAGTGA
- the grpE gene encoding nucleotide exchange factor GrpE, whose protein sequence is MFGSDDDEEPSRSTDEDADGTDAGANDHANPADDPDERSPAGGEGSRAGDDDASRDGAHDEGPATEGEPAEPADGPDDRDRRAAVDERLREVETRLTERIGDVETAIAANRERIDELESGLADHRRRSEKEREEIREFAVEEFAREMVRVKDSLETAIQVEDLDDSAAERLELLTREFEQALSKGNVEPIDDSTEEFDALRHKIVSKEPSPDHESNEILEIAEPGYAIGDRVLRPARVVLSA, encoded by the coding sequence ATGTTCGGTTCAGACGACGACGAGGAACCGTCTCGGTCGACCGACGAGGACGCCGACGGGACCGACGCGGGAGCGAACGACCACGCGAACCCGGCCGACGACCCCGACGAACGGTCGCCCGCCGGTGGGGAAGGCTCACGCGCCGGTGACGACGACGCGAGTCGGGACGGCGCGCACGACGAGGGCCCGGCCACCGAGGGGGAACCCGCAGAACCGGCTGACGGCCCGGACGACCGGGACCGACGGGCGGCGGTGGACGAGCGGCTCCGGGAGGTGGAAACGCGGCTCACGGAGCGGATCGGGGACGTCGAAACCGCAATAGCGGCCAATCGTGAGCGGATCGACGAGTTGGAGTCGGGGCTGGCGGACCATCGTCGACGGAGCGAGAAGGAACGCGAGGAGATCCGGGAGTTCGCGGTCGAGGAGTTCGCCCGGGAGATGGTCCGGGTGAAAGACAGCCTCGAAACCGCGATCCAGGTCGAGGACCTCGACGACAGCGCGGCCGAGCGGCTCGAACTCCTCACAAGGGAGTTCGAGCAGGCGCTGTCGAAGGGCAACGTCGAGCCGATCGACGACTCCACCGAGGAGTTCGATGCGCTCCGGCACAAGATCGTCTCGAAGGAGCCGTCGCCGGACCACGAATCCAACGAGATCCTCGAAATCGCGGAGCCGGGCTACGCGATCGGTGACCGGGTGTTGCGGCCGGCGCGGGTGGTTCTGTCGGCCTGA
- a CDS encoding TATA-box-binding protein gives MNDPKDTINIENVVASTGIGQELDLQSVAMDLEGADYDPEQFPGLVYRTQEPKSAALIFRSGKIVCTGAKSTDDVHESLHIVFEKLRELKIPVDDDPEITVQNIVTSADLGENLNLNAIAIGLGLENIEYEPEQFPGLVYRLDEPAVVALLFGSGKLVITGGKAPDDAREAVDVIVSRLDELGLLAD, from the coding sequence ATGAACGACCCCAAGGACACGATCAACATCGAAAACGTCGTCGCCTCCACCGGGATCGGTCAGGAGCTCGATCTCCAGAGCGTGGCGATGGATCTGGAAGGCGCCGACTACGACCCCGAGCAGTTCCCCGGCTTAGTCTACCGGACCCAGGAGCCGAAATCGGCGGCGCTGATCTTCCGGTCGGGCAAGATCGTCTGCACCGGCGCGAAGTCGACCGACGACGTCCACGAGAGCCTCCACATCGTCTTCGAGAAGCTCCGGGAGCTGAAGATCCCCGTCGACGACGACCCCGAGATCACGGTGCAGAACATCGTCACCTCCGCGGATCTCGGCGAGAACCTCAATCTCAACGCCATCGCCATCGGGCTCGGCTTGGAGAACATCGAGTACGAACCCGAGCAGTTCCCCGGCTTAGTCTACCGGCTGGACGAACCCGCCGTCGTCGCGCTGCTTTTCGGCTCCGGGAAGCTCGTCATCACCGGGGGCAAAGCGCCCGACGACGCCCGCGAGGCCGTCGACGTGATCGTGTCCCGTCTGGACGAACTCGGGCTGCTTGCGGACTGA
- the hisG gene encoding ATP phosphoribosyltransferase, translating into MRVAVPNKGRLHEPSVDLLERAGLPIESTADRKLYADTVDPEVTILFARAADIPEYVADGAAAVGITGRDQVVESGVDLTELVDLEFGRCRLVLAAPEDGDIAVPTDLGDGTVATEFPRITREYLDREGIDADVVEVTGATELTPHVEMADAIVDITSTGTTLRMNRLAVIDEVLSSSVRLYAHPDRAGDEKVQQLVTAFESVLAAEDKRYVMMNAPEDRLAEIREVIPGLDGPTVMDVAGEETVAVHVVVDERDVFETVDALKSVGASGILVTEIERLVE; encoded by the coding sequence ATGCGCGTCGCCGTCCCCAACAAGGGCCGCCTGCACGAGCCGAGCGTCGACCTCCTCGAACGGGCCGGGCTCCCGATCGAGAGCACGGCCGACCGGAAGCTCTACGCCGACACCGTCGACCCCGAGGTGACGATCCTGTTCGCCCGCGCGGCCGACATCCCCGAGTACGTGGCCGACGGGGCCGCCGCGGTCGGGATCACCGGCCGCGATCAGGTGGTCGAATCCGGGGTCGACCTGACAGAGCTGGTCGACCTGGAGTTCGGGCGGTGTCGGCTGGTGCTGGCCGCACCCGAGGACGGCGACATCGCCGTGCCGACCGACCTGGGAGACGGTACCGTTGCGACCGAGTTCCCGCGGATCACCCGCGAGTACCTCGATCGGGAAGGGATCGACGCCGACGTGGTGGAGGTGACGGGCGCGACCGAACTCACGCCCCACGTCGAGATGGCCGACGCCATCGTCGACATCACCTCCACCGGGACCACGCTCCGAATGAACCGCCTTGCGGTGATCGACGAGGTGCTTTCGTCGTCGGTGCGGCTCTACGCCCACCCCGACCGCGCCGGCGACGAGAAGGTCCAGCAGCTGGTGACCGCCTTCGAGTCGGTGCTGGCCGCCGAGGACAAACGGTACGTGATGATGAACGCCCCCGAGGACCGGCTGGCGGAGATCCGCGAGGTGATCCCGGGGCTGGACGGCCCGACGGTGATGGACGTCGCGGGCGAGGAAACGGTGGCCGTCCACGTCGTCGTCGACGAGCGCGACGTCTTCGAGACCGTCGACGCCCTGAAGTCGGTCGGGGCGTCCGGAATCCTGGTCACCGAGATCGAGCGGCTGGTGGAGTGA
- a CDS encoding Hsp70 family protein, which produces MSGDTSEKTLGIDLGTTNSGMAILENDEPQMLQNNEGDDLTPSVVSFGDDGSVDVGKRANSLAAERPGRTKREIKLEMGNEDYEFVVDGTEHSPVDISAEILGKIKRDAEDYLRASVSDVVITVPAYFSSDQKRNTKRAGEEAGFDSVELTNEPTAAALAYGEKQGQEIDGTTLVFDFGGGTLDVSIIEIETDRDVPEYEVKVAEGNNELGGRDFDRAIMEHLAGELDVDGADPLDDPEIEENLRKAAEDAKIDLSTNEETEVVKSYLGIVDGEPIDIDTTLTRGTFEGLIADELDAVRDEITKAMDDADVGAEDLDMVLLVGGSTYVPAVRDAVEEETGVEPERSRDPDQVVAEGAAVYGEKVNIEAGGQEGGDIEGKPGDIDVIEVIPASLGTRLHDGSFDPIIEGNTNLGNAHGTEYYSTVEDNQTVVTIDVYQGEDPVAENNTKLADFRLTGIPPMPAGKPQIEVTFYVDEDGILQVEADELTSDAEIEGEVTEDITGTKDEA; this is translated from the coding sequence ATGAGTGGGGATACCTCCGAGAAGACCCTCGGTATCGACCTCGGGACGACAAACAGCGGGATGGCGATCTTGGAGAACGACGAGCCGCAGATGCTCCAAAACAACGAGGGCGACGACCTCACGCCGTCGGTCGTCTCCTTCGGCGACGACGGCAGCGTGGACGTCGGCAAGCGGGCCAACAGCCTCGCCGCGGAACGTCCGGGTCGGACGAAACGCGAGATCAAACTGGAGATGGGCAACGAGGACTACGAGTTCGTCGTCGACGGCACCGAACACTCGCCGGTCGACATCTCCGCGGAGATCCTCGGGAAGATCAAGCGGGACGCGGAGGATTACCTCCGAGCCTCCGTGAGCGACGTCGTCATCACGGTCCCGGCGTACTTCAGCTCCGACCAGAAGCGCAACACGAAACGGGCGGGCGAGGAGGCCGGGTTCGACAGCGTCGAACTGACCAACGAGCCGACCGCGGCGGCGCTCGCGTACGGCGAAAAGCAGGGCCAGGAGATCGACGGCACCACGCTGGTGTTCGACTTCGGGGGCGGAACCCTGGACGTGTCGATCATCGAGATCGAGACCGATCGGGACGTGCCCGAATACGAGGTGAAGGTGGCCGAGGGGAACAACGAACTCGGCGGCCGCGATTTCGACCGTGCGATCATGGAGCACCTGGCGGGCGAACTCGACGTCGACGGCGCGGATCCCCTGGACGACCCCGAGATAGAGGAGAACCTCCGGAAGGCGGCCGAGGACGCGAAGATCGACCTCTCGACGAACGAGGAGACCGAGGTCGTCAAGTCGTATCTGGGGATCGTCGACGGGGAGCCGATCGACATCGACACGACGCTGACGCGCGGGACCTTCGAGGGGTTGATCGCCGACGAACTGGACGCCGTCCGCGACGAAATCACCAAGGCGATGGACGACGCCGACGTCGGTGCAGAGGACCTGGATATGGTGCTTCTGGTCGGCGGCTCGACCTACGTCCCGGCGGTCAGGGACGCGGTCGAGGAGGAGACCGGCGTGGAACCCGAACGGAGCCGCGATCCCGATCAGGTCGTCGCCGAGGGGGCGGCCGTCTACGGCGAGAAAGTGAACATCGAGGCGGGCGGCCAGGAGGGCGGCGACATCGAGGGGAAGCCCGGGGACATCGACGTCATCGAGGTGATTCCGGCGTCGCTCGGCACGCGGCTCCACGACGGAAGCTTCGACCCGATAATCGAGGGCAACACCAACCTCGGGAACGCCCACGGCACGGAGTACTACAGCACGGTCGAGGACAACCAGACCGTCGTGACAATCGATGTCTACCAGGGCGAGGATCCGGTCGCGGAGAACAACACGAAACTGGCCGACTTCCGGCTGACCGGGATCCCGCCGATGCCCGCCGGCAAGCCACAGATCGAGGTCACCTTCTACGTCGACGAGGACGGCATCCTCCAGGTCGAGGCCGACGAGTTGACCAGCGACGCCGAGATCGAGGGCGAGGTCACCGAGGACATCACCGGGACGAAAGACGAGGCGTGA